From the Oleiharenicola lentus genome, one window contains:
- a CDS encoding efflux RND transporter permease subunit: protein MLERIIDFSLHRRGLVVFAALLLAAAGIWSAFHVAIDAVPDITSPQVQINTPVAALAPDEIETLVTVPIERELAGLPGLVELRALSKFGLSQVTLTFADGTDLYRTRQLATERLAAAREQLPAGATPALAPISTGLGEIVYYTLDYRADAPGKPATRADQLRELRLIHDFQVRPALRATPGLAEVNAIGGYEKQLVVAPDPEKLLAAGVSFDQLAGVIRASTSNAGGGVLELGGEAVVVRADTRARSAADIAGLPVKFAGGTRPLTVADLAEVTIGSAVRTGAATADGEETVAGAAIMLAGENSRLVARAAVERLEGIRTRLPAGVQLRVVYDRSDLVHATIRTVATNLFEGAVLVAAVLFALLGHWRGALLVTLAIPLSFLFLLTGMAQAQLSANLMSLGAIDFGLIVDGAIVMVENVLRHLAERQRALGRELTAGERLAEVHTSAREVARPMFFGVLVITLVYVPILALTGIEGKMFRPMAVAVMLALGGALALALTLMPALCPWFLRGRLEERDGRLVRAAKAVYTPLLAAAFRLRWLVVAAAVLLFAGSAWLFTRLGAEFIPQLDEGAISIQMIRGNSVALGDSVELQRRSERLLRERFPEISHLFARIGTAEIATDPMGPNVADTYVFLKPRDQWRRLDSRPATKAELVELMRRELTATIPGQTYLFSQPIQLRFNEIMAGARADLSLKIQGDDFAVLERLAAAALEILRGIPGGGDVEFETPGRVPTLEITPKRAALAGLGLHADEINAVVATALGGEEAGALVAGDRRTEVVVRLPEHHRLNLAGLRDLPVTGAGGVQVPLSQVADITVTDRVGTLTREDARRRVAILINVRGRDTEGFVREAEAKLRAQLPFPDGYAFAFGGQFENLQAARARLAVVVPAALALIYALIYASFGNARQAALVFVCVPLAATGGVAALALRGLPFTISAGVGFIALSGIAVLNGIMLVSFINQLRTQGHTVRAAVTEGTLTRLRPKLMTALVASLGFVPMALSTGPGAEVQRPLATVVIGGVITSTFLTLVVLPVLYDWLETRVKPSNC from the coding sequence ATGCTGGAACGCATCATCGATTTTTCGCTGCATCGGCGCGGCCTCGTCGTGTTCGCCGCCCTGCTGCTCGCCGCCGCGGGCATCTGGTCGGCCTTCCACGTCGCCATCGACGCCGTGCCCGACATCACGAGCCCGCAGGTGCAGATCAACACACCCGTCGCCGCGCTTGCGCCCGACGAGATCGAGACGCTCGTCACCGTCCCCATCGAGCGCGAGCTCGCCGGTCTGCCCGGTCTCGTCGAGCTGCGCGCCCTCTCGAAGTTCGGGCTCTCGCAGGTCACGCTGACCTTCGCCGATGGCACCGATCTCTACCGCACGCGCCAGCTCGCGACCGAACGGCTCGCCGCCGCCCGCGAACAGCTGCCAGCGGGAGCCACCCCCGCCCTCGCGCCGATCAGCACGGGCCTGGGCGAGATTGTCTATTACACGCTGGATTACCGCGCCGACGCCCCCGGCAAGCCCGCCACCCGCGCCGACCAGTTGCGCGAACTGCGCCTGATCCACGATTTCCAGGTGCGTCCCGCCCTGCGCGCCACGCCCGGCCTCGCCGAGGTCAACGCCATCGGCGGCTACGAAAAGCAGCTCGTGGTCGCCCCCGACCCCGAGAAGCTCCTGGCCGCGGGGGTGAGCTTCGACCAGCTCGCCGGCGTCATCCGCGCGAGCACCAGCAACGCCGGCGGCGGCGTGCTCGAGCTTGGGGGCGAGGCCGTGGTCGTACGCGCCGACACCCGCGCGCGTTCCGCCGCCGACATTGCCGGCCTGCCGGTGAAATTTGCCGGCGGCACCCGCCCCCTCACTGTCGCGGACCTCGCGGAGGTGACCATCGGTTCCGCCGTCCGCACGGGCGCCGCCACCGCCGACGGCGAGGAGACGGTGGCCGGCGCCGCCATCATGCTGGCGGGCGAAAACAGCCGCCTCGTCGCGCGTGCGGCCGTCGAGCGCCTGGAAGGCATCCGGACCCGGCTGCCGGCCGGCGTGCAGCTGCGCGTCGTCTATGACCGCTCCGATCTCGTGCACGCCACGATCCGCACGGTGGCGACCAACCTGTTCGAGGGTGCCGTCCTCGTTGCCGCCGTGCTGTTTGCCCTGCTCGGCCATTGGCGTGGGGCGCTGCTCGTGACCCTAGCAATCCCACTGTCGTTCCTGTTCCTGCTCACGGGCATGGCCCAGGCTCAACTCAGCGCCAACCTGATGAGCCTCGGGGCGATCGATTTCGGCCTTATCGTGGACGGGGCGATCGTGATGGTGGAAAACGTCCTCCGCCATCTCGCGGAGCGCCAGCGCGCTCTCGGTCGCGAGCTGACGGCCGGTGAGCGTCTCGCGGAGGTGCACACCTCCGCCCGCGAGGTGGCGCGCCCGATGTTCTTCGGCGTGCTGGTCATCACGCTCGTCTATGTCCCCATCCTCGCGCTCACCGGCATCGAGGGAAAAATGTTCCGGCCGATGGCCGTGGCCGTGATGCTGGCGCTGGGCGGCGCGCTGGCGCTGGCGCTCACGCTCATGCCGGCGCTCTGCCCGTGGTTCCTGCGCGGGCGGCTGGAAGAGCGCGACGGCCGCCTCGTGCGCGCGGCCAAGGCGGTTTACACGCCGCTGCTGGCCGCGGCCTTCCGCCTGCGGTGGCTCGTGGTTGCCGCGGCGGTCCTGCTCTTCGCCGGCTCGGCCTGGCTGTTCACCCGACTCGGCGCGGAGTTCATCCCGCAGCTCGACGAGGGCGCCATCTCCATCCAGATGATCCGCGGCAACAGCGTGGCCCTCGGCGACTCCGTCGAGCTGCAGCGGCGCTCGGAGCGCCTGCTGCGCGAGCGCTTCCCCGAGATCAGCCACCTCTTCGCCCGCATCGGCACGGCGGAAATCGCCACCGACCCCATGGGACCCAACGTGGCCGACACCTACGTCTTCCTGAAACCGCGCGACCAGTGGCGCCGCCTCGACAGCCGGCCCGCGACCAAGGCCGAGCTCGTCGAGCTGATGCGCCGCGAGCTCACCGCCACCATCCCCGGCCAGACCTACCTGTTCTCCCAGCCGATCCAGCTTCGCTTCAACGAAATCATGGCCGGCGCCCGCGCCGACCTCTCGCTGAAGATCCAGGGCGACGACTTCGCCGTGCTCGAACGACTCGCCGCCGCCGCGCTGGAGATCCTGCGCGGCATCCCTGGCGGGGGCGATGTGGAGTTCGAAACCCCGGGCCGGGTGCCGACGCTGGAAATCACCCCCAAACGCGCCGCGCTGGCCGGGCTCGGCCTGCACGCCGACGAGATCAACGCCGTCGTCGCCACCGCGCTCGGCGGCGAGGAGGCCGGCGCGCTCGTCGCGGGCGACCGCCGCACCGAGGTGGTCGTGCGCCTGCCCGAGCATCACCGGCTGAACCTGGCCGGCTTGCGCGACCTGCCCGTCACCGGCGCCGGCGGCGTGCAGGTGCCTCTCTCGCAGGTCGCCGACATCACCGTCACCGACCGCGTGGGCACGCTCACGCGCGAGGACGCCCGGCGGCGCGTGGCCATCCTCATCAACGTGCGCGGACGCGACACCGAGGGCTTCGTGCGCGAGGCGGAGGCCAAGCTGCGCGCGCAACTGCCGTTCCCCGACGGCTACGCCTTCGCGTTTGGCGGCCAGTTCGAGAACCTGCAGGCCGCGCGCGCGCGGCTTGCGGTCGTCGTGCCGGCGGCGCTCGCGCTGATCTACGCGCTCATCTACGCCAGCTTCGGCAACGCCCGGCAGGCGGCGCTGGTCTTCGTGTGCGTGCCGCTGGCCGCCACGGGTGGAGTGGCCGCGCTCGCGCTGCGCGGGTTGCCCTTCACCATCTCGGCCGGCGTCGGCTTCATCGCCCTTTCCGGCATCGCCGTGCTCAACGGCATCATGCTGGTCAGCTTCATCAACCAGCTCCGGACGCAGGGGCACACGGTGCGCGCCGCCGTCACCGAGGGCACGCTCACGCGTCTGCGCCCGAAGCTCATGACCGCCCTCGTCGCCTCCCTCGGCTTTGTGCCCATGGCCCTCTCCACTGGCCCGGGTGCCGAGGTCCAGCGTCCGCTGGCCACGGTCGTCATCGGCGGCGTGATCACCTCCACCTTCCTCACGCTCGTCGTCCTGCCTGTCCTCTACGACTGGCTGGAAACGCGCGTGAAACCCTCTAACTGCTGA
- a CDS encoding TolC family protein produces the protein MKISTLCVSLILTASALASSLAPDALVAGIVAANPELQFYRDEIAAARAGVRLAATRPPAEFSLEAGRKRVRDGGLAAEGTAWAVSVSQSFEWPGRLALRKSIANHDLALAELGLARFEAALTARARTLAFGLQAATTRAAAAREVADRYAALKEVFLARDPAGLTPLLEIRVIEAQELVLQRRATDAALALQTNLAELNQLRGAPADAPLKVASAPLKFNGAPSAESLLAAARENHFEFRAKKLELEQQGFAVQLARSEGRPAFTVSPFLSQEKAGERETVAGVGLSLPLPLGDRPRANTEVAEARRRQAETAVRVAEQELERELLAALAAYAARQGEIARWAPDSAAKFREAAGLADRHYRLGAVPLATYVELQNAYLEAVEALLDTEREALDAGLRLEQLTGLNLKLVEATP, from the coding sequence ATGAAAATTTCCACGCTCTGCGTCTCCCTTATCCTCACTGCCAGCGCCCTCGCATCCTCGCTGGCCCCCGATGCCTTGGTCGCCGGAATTGTCGCCGCCAATCCCGAACTTCAGTTTTACCGCGACGAAATCGCTGCCGCGCGCGCGGGTGTGCGCCTGGCGGCCACCCGGCCGCCCGCGGAATTCTCGCTCGAGGCCGGCCGCAAGCGCGTGCGCGATGGCGGTCTCGCCGCCGAGGGCACGGCCTGGGCGGTGTCCGTTTCGCAATCCTTCGAGTGGCCGGGTCGCCTGGCCCTGCGCAAGAGCATCGCCAACCACGACCTCGCCCTCGCCGAACTGGGGCTGGCTCGCTTCGAGGCCGCGCTGACCGCCCGCGCCCGCACCCTGGCCTTCGGACTGCAGGCCGCGACCACCCGGGCCGCCGCCGCCCGCGAGGTGGCCGACCGCTACGCCGCGCTCAAGGAAGTCTTCCTCGCCCGCGATCCTGCCGGCCTCACGCCGCTGCTGGAAATCCGCGTGATCGAGGCGCAGGAACTCGTCCTCCAGCGCCGCGCCACCGACGCAGCCCTGGCCCTGCAAACCAACCTGGCCGAACTGAACCAGCTGCGCGGCGCACCGGCAGACGCCCCGCTCAAAGTCGCGTCCGCCCCGCTGAAATTCAACGGCGCCCCCTCCGCCGAATCCCTGCTCGCCGCCGCCCGCGAAAATCACTTCGAGTTCCGCGCGAAGAAACTGGAGCTGGAACAGCAGGGATTCGCCGTGCAACTCGCCCGCAGCGAAGGCCGGCCGGCCTTCACCGTCAGTCCGTTCCTCTCGCAGGAAAAGGCCGGCGAACGCGAGACCGTGGCCGGAGTGGGGCTTTCCCTGCCGTTGCCGCTGGGCGACCGGCCGCGCGCCAACACCGAGGTTGCCGAGGCCCGCCGGCGCCAGGCGGAGACCGCCGTGCGCGTGGCCGAGCAGGAACTCGAACGCGAGTTGCTCGCCGCACTCGCCGCCTACGCGGCCCGCCAGGGTGAGATCGCCCGCTGGGCTCCGGACTCCGCCGCCAAGTTCCGCGAGGCGGCCGGACTCGCCGACCGGCACTACCGCCTCGGCGCCGTGCCGCTCGCCACCTACGTCGAACTCCAGAACGCCTACCTCGAGGCCGTCGAGGCCCTCCTCGATACCGAGCGCGAAGCCCTGGATGCCGGCCTGCGGCTCGAACAGCTCACCGGACTGAATCTCAAACTCGTGGAGGCCACGCCATGA
- a CDS encoding carbohydrate binding family 9 domain-containing protein, translating into MTPRPRLLFLGLILSGAGLFAAPALDVRPTATPPVIDGVLDDPVWQTAARTDAFREVYPRENTEPTERTEFWVTYDADHVFVAVRCHDSGGLAGIRAYSMQRDQSNGSDDLVRIVFDTFNRESDGYYFGLTAAGGKHDGLVQNKDQANDQWDGLWHGRVTRDPGGWSCEFAIPAKSIAFDPAGGTWGFDVARQIRRKQENVRWSNVIRAKSVFSLPDTGDLRGFAGLRQGRGLEFKPFASATTRHKPRAGEKETEFKPGLDFVWQATPSLAATLTLNTDFADADVDERQVNLGRFPLFFPEKRSFFTRDASLFTFAGINQDPLPFFSRRIGLAEDGTKVDILGGAKVTGRAGPWTIGLLDVQTDDHAGVDGKNLFVGRVSHQVLAESSVGLIATHGDPRGDGDNTLLGADFNYTNSRLAGGKTLTARLGVQHTDSDLAGGTGTATTLSINYPNEPLMLSGWFSAVDEKFDPALGFVSRTGVGNMHLQALYNVYFKDRFLSMAQPFVETDHTTDLDVHFLDGNVWTGFYAETAKGDFTNIWLGAHYETYDTPFAIRPGIIVPAGRHRFDDFQIEIGTARARPVDAYVRWRTGQYLTGHADFYNLGIGWRPTSRLQFNLSTGLRDIRLPAGEFQVRTGSLRASFTFNPDLQLSLLGQYDNLSKSLGMNFRLKWTVQPGNDLYFVINQGYDTTADHFRPTTGDISAKGAWTWRF; encoded by the coding sequence ATGACACCACGCCCACGCCTCCTTTTCCTCGGCCTCATCCTGAGCGGAGCCGGCCTTTTCGCCGCCCCCGCCCTGGACGTGCGCCCCACTGCCACGCCGCCCGTGATCGACGGCGTGCTCGACGATCCGGTCTGGCAGACCGCCGCCCGCACCGACGCCTTCCGCGAAGTCTATCCCCGCGAGAACACCGAGCCCACCGAGCGCACCGAGTTCTGGGTCACCTACGACGCCGACCACGTCTTCGTGGCCGTGCGCTGCCACGACTCCGGCGGGCTCGCCGGTATCCGCGCCTACTCCATGCAGCGCGACCAGAGCAACGGCTCCGACGATCTCGTGCGCATCGTGTTCGACACCTTCAATCGCGAGAGCGACGGCTATTACTTCGGCCTGACCGCGGCCGGCGGCAAACACGACGGCCTCGTGCAGAACAAGGACCAGGCCAACGACCAGTGGGACGGCCTCTGGCACGGCCGGGTCACCCGCGATCCCGGCGGCTGGAGCTGCGAGTTCGCGATCCCGGCCAAATCCATCGCCTTCGATCCCGCGGGCGGCACCTGGGGATTCGACGTCGCCCGGCAAATCCGCCGCAAGCAGGAGAACGTCCGCTGGTCCAACGTCATTCGCGCGAAGAGCGTGTTCTCGCTCCCCGATACGGGCGATCTCCGCGGTTTCGCCGGCCTGCGCCAGGGCCGCGGCCTTGAGTTCAAGCCGTTTGCCAGCGCGACCACCCGGCACAAACCGCGCGCCGGCGAGAAGGAAACCGAGTTCAAGCCCGGCCTCGACTTCGTCTGGCAGGCCACGCCCTCGCTCGCCGCCACGCTCACGCTCAACACGGACTTCGCCGACGCCGACGTGGACGAACGCCAGGTCAACCTCGGCCGCTTTCCGCTGTTCTTCCCGGAGAAACGCTCGTTCTTCACGCGCGACGCCTCGCTCTTCACCTTCGCCGGCATCAACCAGGACCCGCTGCCGTTCTTCTCGCGCCGCATCGGCCTGGCCGAAGACGGCACCAAGGTGGACATCCTCGGCGGCGCCAAGGTCACCGGCCGCGCCGGCCCGTGGACCATCGGCCTGCTCGATGTGCAGACCGACGACCACGCGGGCGTGGACGGCAAGAACCTGTTTGTCGGCCGCGTCTCCCACCAGGTGCTGGCCGAGTCCAGCGTCGGCCTCATCGCCACGCACGGCGACCCGCGCGGCGACGGCGACAACACGCTCCTCGGCGCCGATTTCAACTACACCAACAGCCGCCTCGCCGGCGGCAAGACGCTCACGGCCCGCCTCGGCGTGCAGCACACCGACTCCGATCTCGCCGGCGGCACCGGCACCGCGACCACCCTTTCGATCAACTACCCCAACGAACCGCTGATGCTCTCCGGCTGGTTCAGCGCCGTGGACGAGAAGTTCGACCCCGCCCTCGGCTTCGTCTCCCGCACCGGCGTGGGCAACATGCACCTGCAGGCGCTCTACAACGTCTATTTCAAGGACCGCTTCCTCAGCATGGCGCAGCCCTTCGTCGAGACCGACCACACCACCGACCTCGACGTCCACTTTCTCGACGGCAACGTCTGGACCGGTTTCTACGCCGAGACCGCGAAGGGTGACTTCACCAACATCTGGCTCGGCGCCCACTACGAGACCTACGATACGCCCTTCGCGATCCGCCCCGGCATCATCGTCCCGGCCGGCCGGCACCGGTTCGACGACTTCCAAATCGAGATCGGCACCGCCCGCGCCCGACCGGTGGACGCTTATGTGCGCTGGCGCACCGGCCAGTATCTCACGGGACACGCCGATTTCTACAACCTGGGCATCGGCTGGCGTCCGACCAGCCGCCTGCAGTTCAACCTCAGCACGGGTCTGCGCGACATCCGGCTCCCCGCCGGCGAATTCCAGGTCCGCACCGGTTCGCTCCGCGCTTCCTTCACGTTCAATCCCGACCTGCAACTCAGCCTGCTCGGCCAATACGACAACCTCTCGAAGTCGCTCGGGATGAATTTCCGCCTGAAGTGGACCGTCCAGCCCGGCAACGATCTCTACTTCGTGATCAACCAGGGCTACGACACCACGGCCGATCATTTCCGTCCGACCACCGGCGACATTTCCGCCAAGGGCGCCTGGACCTGGCGGTTCTGA
- the pyk gene encoding pyruvate kinase has product MSIPSYRRTKIIATLGPATESEKQLTRLIESGVDVIRLNMAHAKHDWTREVIRRIRAVSKKVGREVAVMMDIKGPEIRTGDVAAPMELRPGEIFDFTVKPGGDRTNAEEIRSVDVNYRDLVNDIKVGDIVLVDNGLIRLEVRAKNDAHIRCCVLTAGTLSSRRHINLPGVRVNLPSFTEKDRADTLVGIEEGIDFVALSFVREAGDISQLRGFLREQKSSARIVAKIEDQEAISNLDDIIRATDVLMVARGDLGIEVPLQDLPIIQHRAVRTCLSVGRPVIVATHMLESMITQPVPTRAEITDVANAVYEQADCVMLSGETTVGKYPFECIRVMDSIARRVEEELAADFPEPAVFIEPRMKFMRAAVVMANEFPGARIVIFTRRGLAAAGLAAHRPARAPILALTDNVTALRQLRIVRSVEPYYIGVFGDPEKTLSRAIAMLRDAGRVQSGDKLVIISDVLTDSGDRVDSIQMRTVG; this is encoded by the coding sequence ATGTCGATCCCGTCCTACCGCCGCACCAAGATCATTGCCACCCTCGGCCCAGCCACCGAGAGCGAGAAGCAGCTGACCCGCCTCATCGAGTCGGGCGTGGATGTCATCCGCCTCAACATGGCGCACGCCAAGCACGACTGGACCCGCGAGGTCATCCGCCGCATCCGCGCCGTCTCCAAGAAGGTCGGCCGCGAGGTCGCGGTCATGATGGACATCAAGGGCCCCGAGATCCGCACCGGCGACGTCGCGGCCCCCATGGAGCTGCGGCCGGGGGAAATCTTCGACTTCACGGTCAAGCCGGGCGGCGACCGCACCAACGCCGAGGAGATCCGCTCGGTGGACGTGAACTACCGCGACCTCGTCAACGACATCAAGGTCGGCGACATCGTGCTCGTGGACAACGGCCTCATCCGTCTCGAGGTCCGGGCCAAGAACGACGCCCACATCCGCTGCTGCGTGCTCACGGCCGGCACGCTCTCCTCCCGCCGGCACATCAACCTCCCCGGCGTGCGCGTGAACCTGCCTTCCTTCACCGAAAAGGACCGGGCCGACACCCTCGTGGGCATCGAGGAGGGCATCGACTTCGTGGCCCTCTCCTTCGTGCGCGAGGCCGGCGACATCTCGCAGCTCCGCGGTTTCCTCCGCGAGCAAAAATCCTCCGCCCGCATCGTCGCCAAGATTGAGGACCAGGAAGCCATCTCCAACCTGGACGACATCATCCGCGCCACCGACGTGCTCATGGTGGCCCGCGGCGACCTCGGCATTGAGGTGCCGCTGCAGGACCTGCCCATCATCCAGCACCGCGCCGTCCGCACCTGCCTCTCCGTCGGCCGCCCCGTCATCGTCGCCACCCACATGCTGGAGTCCATGATCACCCAGCCCGTGCCGACCCGCGCCGAGATCACCGACGTGGCCAACGCCGTCTACGAGCAGGCCGACTGCGTGATGCTCTCCGGCGAGACCACCGTGGGCAAATATCCCTTCGAGTGCATCCGCGTGATGGATTCCATCGCCCGGCGCGTCGAGGAGGAGTTGGCCGCCGACTTTCCGGAGCCGGCCGTGTTCATCGAGCCCCGCATGAAGTTCATGCGTGCCGCCGTGGTCATGGCCAACGAGTTCCCCGGGGCGCGCATCGTGATCTTCACCCGCCGCGGACTCGCCGCCGCCGGACTCGCCGCCCACCGCCCGGCCCGTGCGCCCATCCTCGCCCTCACCGACAACGTGACCGCCCTGCGCCAGCTGCGCATCGTCCGCTCGGTCGAGCCCTATTACATCGGCGTCTTTGGTGATCCCGAAAAAACGCTTTCCCGTGCGATTGCCATGCTGCGGGACGCCGGCCGCGTCCAAAGCGGCGACAAGCTCGTGATCATCTCCGATGTGCTCACCGATTCCGGCGACCGGGTGGACAGCATCCAGATGCGCACGGTGGGCTGA
- a CDS encoding MBL fold metallo-hydrolase, with the protein MALRFRILGSGSSGNAALLASDDTRVLVDAGFSARKLGELLAEAGESWERIDAIFLTHEHGDHAAALSGLAKHDRIKVFANRRTAESLQAGLKHRINWQLFETGATFRFREFEVRSFTVPHDAQDPVGFLIAHGHGDLLSPRRSLAWLTDLGHAPAHIREHIREADVLVVEANHCSQMLQADTKRPWSTKQRIGGRHGHLSNSAARELLETTAGARWRHVFLTHLSRDCNSPEAVAAACGTVLAARQCGFSVVAPGAGTPAFEF; encoded by the coding sequence ATGGCCCTGCGGTTCCGCATTCTTGGCTCGGGCAGCTCCGGCAACGCCGCCCTCCTCGCTTCCGACGACACCCGCGTGCTCGTGGACGCGGGCTTCTCGGCGCGAAAACTCGGCGAACTCCTCGCCGAGGCGGGCGAGTCCTGGGAACGCATCGACGCAATCTTCCTGACCCACGAGCACGGCGACCATGCGGCGGCGCTCTCCGGCCTGGCGAAACACGACCGCATCAAGGTCTTCGCCAACCGTCGCACCGCCGAGTCCCTGCAGGCCGGCCTCAAGCACCGGATCAACTGGCAGCTCTTTGAGACAGGCGCGACGTTCCGTTTCCGCGAGTTCGAGGTGCGCAGCTTCACCGTGCCGCACGACGCGCAGGATCCCGTCGGCTTCCTCATCGCCCACGGCCACGGCGACCTGCTCTCGCCGCGCCGAAGTCTCGCCTGGCTGACCGATCTCGGTCACGCGCCCGCGCACATCCGCGAACACATCCGCGAGGCCGACGTGCTCGTCGTCGAGGCCAACCACTGTTCGCAGATGCTGCAGGCCGACACCAAGCGCCCGTGGTCCACCAAGCAGCGCATCGGCGGCCGGCACGGCCACCTTTCCAACTCCGCGGCCCGCGAACTCCTTGAAACCACCGCCGGCGCCCGCTGGCGCCACGTGTTCCTCACCCACCTCAGCCGCGACTGCAACTCGCCCGAAGCCGTCGCGGCCGCCTGCGGCACCGTGCTGGCCGCCCGGCAATGCGGGTTTTCGGTCGTCGCCCCGGGCGCCGGCACGCCCGCCTTCGAGTTTTGA
- a CDS encoding 6-pyruvoyl trahydropterin synthase family protein, with translation MPKKTNTRKNREPSVRALAGTVFITRQVHFNSAHRLYNPTKSLAWNQKQYGLCTNPHWHGHNYVLEVTVKGQPDPVTGYIIDLARLKKILHRAVVDKCDHRNLNDEVDFLRGIIPSTENLVIAFWHEIVSHIPLPARLHCVRLYETPRNYAEFFGPAHH, from the coding sequence ATGCCGAAAAAGACCAACACGCGCAAAAACCGGGAGCCGTCCGTGCGGGCGCTCGCGGGCACGGTGTTCATCACGCGGCAGGTGCACTTCAACTCGGCGCACCGGCTCTACAACCCGACCAAAAGCCTAGCCTGGAACCAGAAGCAATACGGCCTCTGCACCAACCCGCACTGGCACGGTCACAACTACGTGCTCGAGGTCACGGTCAAGGGGCAGCCCGATCCGGTCACCGGCTACATCATCGACCTGGCACGCCTGAAGAAGATCCTGCACCGCGCCGTCGTGGACAAGTGCGACCACCGCAACCTCAACGACGAGGTGGACTTCCTGCGCGGCATCATTCCCTCGACCGAGAACCTCGTCATCGCCTTCTGGCACGAGATCGTCTCGCACATTCCGCTGCCCGCCAGGCTGCACTGCGTGAGGCTCTACGAGACGCCGCGCAACTACGCCGAGTTCTTCGGCCCGGCCCACCACTGA